A window of Cohnella herbarum contains these coding sequences:
- a CDS encoding carbohydrate ABC transporter permease has product MNAIKSNKIVRLDKKLLDIIGYIFIGLLVLFCVLPLILVVSGSLTSEQSILNDGFGLWPREFSVSAYEFAFQSPKVLFNAYFLTLSLTIVGSLVGLFVSALAAYVLQRQDFAWRYGLSFYFYFTTLFGGGLVPWYILMVNYLQIKDTYWALLLPPMLSVFYILILRTFMRSIPDAITESAKIDGAGDFTIFIRLILPLAKPGLATIGLFSALNYWNDWFNSLLFVSNENLYTLQYLLYRTLGNIEGVRRIMEITGVQVMDLPGENLKMALAIIATGPIVILYPLVQRFFVQGLTIGTVKG; this is encoded by the coding sequence ATGAATGCGATCAAATCCAACAAAATCGTACGGCTTGACAAAAAACTGCTCGACATTATCGGTTACATTTTCATCGGATTGCTTGTCCTGTTCTGCGTGCTTCCCTTAATACTGGTCGTTAGCGGTTCGTTAACTAGCGAGCAATCCATTCTTAATGACGGGTTCGGTTTATGGCCAAGGGAGTTTTCAGTCAGCGCATATGAATTTGCGTTCCAATCGCCGAAGGTGCTCTTCAACGCGTATTTCCTTACCCTATCGTTGACAATTGTCGGGTCGCTTGTCGGACTGTTTGTTTCCGCCTTGGCTGCTTACGTGCTTCAGAGGCAAGATTTTGCCTGGAGGTACGGGCTGTCGTTTTACTTCTACTTCACGACCTTATTCGGAGGAGGTCTCGTGCCTTGGTACATTCTGATGGTCAATTATTTGCAGATTAAAGATACCTATTGGGCGTTGCTCCTGCCGCCGATGCTGAGCGTCTTCTACATTCTGATTCTTCGAACGTTCATGCGCAGCATTCCCGACGCCATTACCGAATCCGCCAAGATCGACGGCGCGGGCGATTTTACGATATTCATCCGCTTAATCCTGCCGTTGGCTAAGCCTGGGCTTGCGACCATCGGGCTGTTCTCGGCTCTAAACTACTGGAACGATTGGTTTAATTCGCTGCTATTCGTATCGAACGAAAATCTCTATACGCTGCAATATCTTCTTTATCGAACGTTAGGAAATATCGAGGGCGTAAGACGAATCATGGAGATTACAGGCGTTCAGGTGATGGACTTGCCTGGGGAGAACTTGAAAATGGCGCTGGCTATCATCGCTACCGGCCCGATTGTTATTTTATACCCGCTTGTTCAACGTTTTTTCGTTCAAGGGCTGACGATCGGCACGGTGAAAGGATAA
- a CDS encoding ABC transporter substrate-binding protein, whose amino-acid sequence MRVASKRWTWGLTVFVILALVVSGCSGKSASTQQPESASASQSQPASESQPASESQSASPRPAIDTSKEVVLKMVLLGSKPADFDEVYGEVNKIMKQKINAKLNVTFIDWGDVSQKYPLLFAANEDFDLVYTASWNFYSQIGTKNGFKELTEDLLKTYAPNTWEQEPKVAWEQAKVNGKIFMVPQNNFEYGHKILAVRGDLREKYGIPEIKTLDDYHRFLAVIADKEKGMVPSMGAGEGNNFDFIQPAEFYFLQVPLPFVFKMTDPEGNVFNYVDTPEYATYIDKMHKAANTGAWAKDVIVSKMDRLQAFKDGKLASVEWNVGTLLGAKAVIKTAHPDWKIEIIDISADKKRFSVPFIGNGMSINAVSKNPERALMAIDLLRYDQEIHDLTNYGIKGKHYEAVGDDQYRSLPDSTKFPPAGVCPWGWNSSFERQNVDTAEEYNQVIEEFKKTTINHPLETFVFDDSKVKNEGAAMNNVMDTYGKPLAYGLVEPNDPKHGITVFQEKLKQAGSEKYMQELQAQVDAFMAAAK is encoded by the coding sequence ATGAGAGTGGCTTCGAAAAGATGGACGTGGGGGCTTACGGTATTCGTAATACTCGCTTTAGTCGTATCGGGGTGTTCGGGAAAGTCGGCGTCTACGCAACAACCCGAAAGCGCTTCAGCTTCGCAATCGCAACCTGCTTCCGAATCGCAGCCGGCATCGGAATCGCAGTCCGCATCGCCGCGTCCCGCCATCGATACCAGCAAAGAAGTCGTATTGAAGATGGTTCTGCTCGGCAGCAAACCCGCCGATTTCGACGAGGTTTACGGCGAAGTCAATAAAATCATGAAGCAGAAGATCAACGCGAAGCTGAACGTTACGTTCATCGACTGGGGCGACGTGTCGCAGAAATATCCGTTGTTATTCGCGGCTAACGAAGATTTCGATTTGGTGTACACCGCCTCTTGGAATTTCTACAGCCAGATCGGTACGAAAAACGGATTTAAGGAATTAACCGAAGACCTGCTGAAGACGTATGCGCCGAACACTTGGGAACAAGAGCCGAAAGTGGCGTGGGAGCAGGCCAAAGTCAACGGGAAAATCTTCATGGTACCGCAAAACAATTTCGAATACGGTCATAAAATATTAGCCGTGCGCGGCGACTTAAGAGAAAAGTATGGAATCCCGGAGATCAAGACGCTCGACGATTATCATCGATTTTTAGCGGTTATCGCGGATAAAGAAAAAGGTATGGTACCTAGTATGGGCGCCGGCGAAGGCAATAACTTCGATTTTATCCAACCCGCGGAATTTTACTTTTTACAAGTTCCTCTTCCTTTCGTATTCAAGATGACGGATCCGGAAGGCAATGTATTCAATTACGTCGATACGCCGGAGTACGCGACTTATATCGATAAAATGCATAAAGCGGCGAATACGGGCGCTTGGGCCAAAGACGTTATCGTGAGCAAGATGGATAGATTGCAAGCTTTCAAGGATGGCAAGCTTGCTTCGGTCGAATGGAACGTGGGAACGCTGCTCGGCGCGAAAGCGGTCATTAAGACGGCTCATCCGGATTGGAAAATCGAAATCATCGACATAAGCGCGGACAAAAAGCGGTTTTCGGTTCCCTTTATCGGAAACGGAATGTCGATTAACGCCGTCAGCAAAAACCCGGAGCGCGCTTTAATGGCGATCGACTTGTTACGTTATGACCAGGAGATTCATGATCTTACCAACTACGGAATCAAAGGAAAGCATTACGAAGCGGTCGGCGACGATCAGTATCGGTCGTTACCGGATTCGACGAAATTTCCTCCGGCGGGCGTATGCCCTTGGGGATGGAATAGTTCGTTTGAACGGCAGAACGTGGATACGGCCGAAGAATACAACCAAGTGATCGAGGAATTCAAGAAAACGACGATCAATCATCCGTTGGAAACGTTCGTGTTCGACGATTCGAAGGTGAAGAACGAAGGCGCGGCCATGAACAACGTCATGGACACTTACGGTAAACCATTGGCTTACGGATTGGTTGAACCTAATGATCCGAAGCATGGGATTACGGTGTTCCAGGAGAAGCTGAAGCAAGCCGGAAGCGAGAAATATATGCAGGAACTGCAGGCGCAAGTCGACGCCTTTATGGCGGCTGCCAAATGA
- a CDS encoding LLM class flavin-dependent oxidoreductase has product MEIGISTFLEATPNPVTGKVISHAERLRDAVEEIVLADQVGLDVYGIGEHHRADYAGTAPAVVLAAAAGMTKRIRLTSAVTVLSSDDPVRVYQAFSTLDGISNGRAEIMAGRGSFIESFPLFGYSLDDYDELFEENLELLLKIRASEKVTWRGGHRPAINNLGVYPRSVQSPLPVWIASGGNPESAVRAGTLGLPIAFAIIGGMPERFAPLVNLYKEAAARAGHNPDTLQIATHSHGFVGETTDQAADLFFPSTQAQMNVIGRERGWPSYDRSAFDAARSLRGALYVGDPEFVAEKIILLRKNLGVTRFFLHVNVGTMPHREVMRAIELLGTKVAPIVRKELAPTL; this is encoded by the coding sequence ATGGAAATAGGTATCAGTACGTTTTTGGAGGCGACGCCGAATCCGGTAACGGGGAAGGTCATCAGTCACGCCGAGCGGCTGCGCGACGCGGTAGAGGAGATCGTGCTGGCCGATCAAGTCGGCCTGGACGTCTATGGAATCGGGGAGCATCATCGGGCGGATTATGCGGGCACCGCGCCAGCCGTTGTTCTAGCCGCGGCGGCCGGAATGACCAAGCGGATAAGGCTTACGAGTGCCGTAACCGTGCTGTCCTCCGACGACCCGGTTCGCGTCTATCAAGCCTTCTCTACTTTGGACGGAATCTCTAACGGGCGTGCGGAAATTATGGCAGGACGGGGCTCGTTCATCGAATCGTTCCCTTTATTCGGATATAGCCTGGATGATTATGATGAACTGTTCGAGGAAAATCTGGAGTTGTTGTTGAAGATCAGAGCTTCTGAGAAGGTCACGTGGCGCGGCGGTCATCGTCCCGCTATCAACAACCTAGGCGTCTATCCGAGATCCGTCCAATCCCCGCTTCCGGTATGGATCGCAAGCGGAGGAAATCCGGAGTCGGCTGTTCGCGCCGGGACGTTAGGCCTTCCTATCGCATTCGCCATCATTGGCGGAATGCCCGAAAGGTTTGCTCCGCTAGTGAATCTGTACAAAGAAGCTGCCGCGAGGGCCGGGCATAACCCGGATACGTTACAGATCGCGACGCATTCCCACGGATTCGTCGGGGAAACGACTGACCAAGCTGCAGATCTATTCTTCCCTTCGACACAAGCGCAGATGAACGTTATCGGGCGCGAGCGCGGTTGGCCCTCTTACGATCGTTCGGCGTTCGATGCCGCGCGAAGTCTTCGAGGTGCTCTCTATGTCGGAGACCCGGAGTTCGTCGCGGAGAAGATCATTTTGCTGCGCAAAAATCTGGGCGTTACCCGCTTCTTCCTTCACGTGAACGTCGGTACGATGCCTCACCGCGAGGTCATGCGTGCTATCGAGCTGCTGGGTACGAAGGTTGCTCCGATCGTGCGCAAGGAGCTTGCTCCAACATTGTAA
- a CDS encoding S-layer homology domain-containing protein yields MDQTVSGSVYSYTAQVPYSVSSTALTATVQEAVYGSVVANVYNSADTLIYGPINLASGQMSEVVPLSVGINKIQIIVLAVDGSGTTYTVTVNRAAAPTSSNGGGGGVLGPVTSKNGKITIPVGRAGEVTLDGDIEITIPANASSKQLEITIEKILSTQGLLGNKEVLASAVYEALKNFPENFGKAITLTLKFDASKVKSGQTVAIFYYDETKKTWVKVEGGKIKGDRISADVDHFTKFAVLVVDEKTGKPVGETATTEPTDTNAEVKLSDISGHWAEANIKQAVKQGIVKGYTDGTFKPNATVTRAEFAVMLNNALKPTGKGSELSFSDNAKIGAWAQEAIAQAVRASIIKGFSDGTFRPNAPLTRAEMAAIVANALKLVAEKNAATGFADDKLIATWAKGAIDALTKAGVMQGKSGNKFDANATTTRAEAVTVLLKMLAQVSN; encoded by the coding sequence TTGGACCAAACCGTAAGCGGAAGCGTCTATTCCTATACCGCTCAAGTCCCTTACTCTGTATCTAGTACGGCACTAACGGCTACGGTACAAGAAGCGGTCTACGGCAGCGTGGTCGCGAACGTGTATAATAGCGCGGATACGCTTATATATGGTCCGATTAACTTGGCAAGCGGACAAATGAGCGAGGTAGTTCCGCTAAGTGTAGGCATTAATAAAATCCAAATCATCGTTCTGGCTGTAGATGGCAGCGGTACGACCTATACGGTTACGGTAAATAGAGCGGCTGCCCCTACTTCTTCAAACGGAGGCGGTGGTGGAGTCCTTGGCCCCGTAACCTCGAAAAACGGAAAGATCACGATACCGGTCGGCAGGGCGGGAGAAGTGACCCTGGACGGCGATATTGAAATTACCATTCCGGCCAACGCTTCCAGCAAGCAATTGGAAATTACGATCGAGAAAATATTAAGCACGCAAGGGCTACTTGGCAACAAAGAGGTTCTCGCCAGCGCGGTATACGAAGCGTTGAAGAATTTCCCTGAAAACTTCGGCAAAGCGATTACGCTGACTTTGAAGTTCGATGCATCTAAAGTGAAGAGCGGCCAGACGGTAGCAATCTTCTATTACGATGAAACGAAGAAAACGTGGGTGAAAGTCGAAGGCGGCAAGATCAAGGGCGATCGCATTAGCGCGGACGTCGATCACTTCACGAAGTTCGCGGTGCTAGTCGTGGACGAGAAAACGGGCAAGCCTGTAGGCGAGACCGCAACGACGGAGCCAACCGATACGAACGCTGAAGTGAAGCTTAGCGACATTTCCGGTCATTGGGCGGAAGCAAATATTAAGCAAGCCGTGAAACAAGGTATCGTTAAAGGCTATACGGACGGAACGTTCAAGCCGAACGCGACGGTAACCCGCGCGGAATTCGCGGTCATGCTGAACAACGCGCTGAAGCCTACGGGCAAGGGTTCTGAGCTAAGCTTCTCGGACAATGCGAAGATCGGCGCATGGGCGCAAGAAGCGATCGCGCAAGCCGTGCGGGCGAGCATCATCAAAGGCTTCTCGGACGGCACCTTCCGTCCGAACGCGCCGCTGACTCGTGCGGAGATGGCAGCTATCGTCGCGAACGCGCTGAAGCTTGTCGCCGAGAAGAACGCGGCAACCGGCTTCGCGGACGACAAGCTGATCGCTACGTGGGCGAAAGGCGCAATTGACGCGTTGACCAAGGCTGGCGTTATGCAAGGCAAGAGCGGCAACAAGTTCGATGCTAACGCTACGACGACGAGAGCGGAAGCCGTAACCGTTCTGCTGAAAATGTTGGCGCAAGTGAGCAATTAA
- a CDS encoding AAA family ATPase, translated as MQIHREKVMLHEITPRHILVNPDTFEARFLDIRLCSHGSAKSPLSSLTDRSDFVLPYISPEQTGRTGLTPDYRSDIYSLGVTLYEWLCGSLPFELKDVLNIVYHHLAIVPQPLHDKLVSIPRIVSDIIGKCMEKSPDDRYSSAYGLKSDLETCLSQLERTGKVEPFTLATRDISNRLTLPPLLYGRSAEQARLLDALKRASEGKVELVEVIGSGGIGKTFFVMETLSQQVLNGGVFAKGKIDSHRAVSPYDVWIQAISELVGRLLSESKLQIEVWKLRILAALEGHAQILIERVPKLELLIGPQPSVQPLPPLDAQRQFHLVLNRFFQLFALRERPLILFLDDLQWADEASLQYLAHLLEDWETKHLLVVAAYRDEGFRVQNAFSHMETRLTERGATMSRIHLNPLVAEDLKKMLGEAMRDISGNTDDFVTVLLQKTDGNPLFLKQILKDLFESKLVAFDEFSGRWKWDLLRIAETNVADNAAAYISGKLKHLPSPIAMALSRAAFLGSPFTLESLLPFVEHSAEQLSEILDQAVREGLLQVVSEVTGLYRFQHDRIQQAAYELIDEPERSDLHMRIGTSLAQRMRLVGDVNEFEAVNHLNRAWHRLELQEQKQELAQLNLLAGITAKQSTAYETALEYMRRAMALLADVDWRTEYTLAFRIYRERAELEFLCSNFEKASELFRLLLTKANSNMDKALVYNLMIQGEASQDNYAEVISLGLKALDLLNIKLHRQSVQLLRQGFRLNRKLRKHTIESISLLPPMSNEVSKVAMSTLVHASNAWFFTDKKGWLAAAFMMVEMTLDEGMTPEASIGFVGYAMYQCFTFKRLVEAFKWGMLAYDLSRPYPTLHVKTLTAFSLCNDSWRKYKPELLDLFIERAGKVGLESGDLWQGNQSVLISCGTMFQFGRPLREIYERLLAYYGDLRRHNNELLWKQAIVLVATCVRLTGYRAPGDPFPIEDVLKPVFSDSVHGDNTRLIEEMVCGYQYIPGYIFGRYQEANEALKKSAAIISSRSREDVAHTHQCTYEALVCAQLYEELPSKEQRACWSSMRKALKIIGAYAKRCPENYLHKYLLIQAEMARLKKNNRQAERLYVQSIETARTYGLIHDVAIAAECCGKYGLRQGNLHLAKIYLTEAYEAYLQWGAKVKAVDMEQQYGQLLNIKRESGIDRMDYLSVARSAQAMSGEMEMGNLLDTMMRMMLHNSGAEFGALLFEQDSGWAVEVYGTAEKLNIGSIPVESIPSEQFDLMPAAIVGYTIRTREEVVLHNAAKEGMFVHNSYVRNNGIKSILCLPIIHQNKLICMLYLENKLSPNVFTSERLDVLKLLAAQCAISIANAKLFTGIQKLKNSLENQVEERTRSLERSMLETSAALAEASVYEERNRIAQEIHDIVGHTLTSTVIQIEAGKRLMNKDAEGAAQRLNEAQDLVRHSLTEIRGSVHMLKEDKYNNVALMMNQLIRDTERNAGVIVRSTVQDLPELTTAHKKMLYHALQEGLTNGIKHGGASEFHFELVLVGASIQFRLANFGKSADAIELGFGLRAMKDRVEQLGGDLTIDSGVGGGFHLHIDLPYPIRRTGDRK; from the coding sequence ATGCAAATTCATAGGGAGAAAGTTATGCTTCATGAGATTACGCCTCGTCATATTCTCGTTAACCCCGACACCTTCGAAGCTAGATTCCTTGATATTCGATTATGCTCTCATGGCTCGGCGAAGAGCCCTCTTTCTTCCCTAACAGACCGTTCTGATTTTGTTCTGCCTTATATATCGCCCGAGCAGACAGGTAGGACTGGATTGACTCCGGACTACCGATCGGATATCTATTCGCTTGGCGTTACGCTATATGAATGGCTGTGCGGCAGCTTGCCGTTCGAGCTCAAAGATGTGTTGAACATCGTCTATCATCATCTTGCGATCGTGCCTCAGCCGCTTCACGATAAGCTTGTCTCGATTCCTAGAATCGTGTCCGATATTATAGGCAAATGTATGGAGAAGAGCCCCGATGATAGATATTCAAGCGCGTACGGGCTCAAGTCGGACTTGGAAACCTGTCTATCTCAATTGGAGAGAACGGGAAAGGTAGAACCGTTCACGCTGGCTACTCGGGATATTTCGAATCGGTTGACCCTTCCTCCGTTGTTGTACGGTCGAAGCGCGGAGCAAGCGCGCCTTCTCGATGCGTTGAAACGCGCGTCGGAAGGGAAGGTAGAATTAGTCGAGGTCATCGGCAGCGGCGGAATCGGAAAAACCTTCTTCGTCATGGAAACACTTAGTCAACAGGTGCTTAACGGTGGGGTGTTTGCGAAAGGCAAAATCGATTCCCATCGGGCTGTTTCTCCTTACGACGTATGGATTCAGGCGATTAGCGAATTGGTTGGTCGATTGTTGTCGGAAAGTAAATTACAGATCGAAGTATGGAAACTGCGTATTTTAGCCGCATTAGAGGGACATGCTCAAATTCTGATCGAACGGGTTCCTAAGCTGGAATTGTTGATCGGACCGCAACCTTCCGTGCAGCCGTTACCTCCACTCGATGCTCAACGTCAGTTCCATCTCGTTCTAAATCGATTTTTCCAGCTTTTCGCTTTAAGGGAACGGCCTCTTATTCTATTTCTCGACGATCTTCAGTGGGCGGACGAAGCTTCGCTTCAGTATTTGGCTCATTTGTTGGAAGACTGGGAGACGAAACATCTGCTTGTCGTCGCGGCTTATCGGGATGAGGGATTCAGGGTGCAGAATGCTTTCAGCCATATGGAGACTCGATTGACGGAGCGAGGCGCAACGATGAGCCGTATCCATCTGAACCCACTCGTGGCTGAGGATTTGAAGAAAATGCTGGGCGAAGCCATGCGCGATATCAGTGGGAATACTGATGATTTTGTCACGGTACTGCTGCAGAAAACAGACGGAAATCCTCTGTTTCTTAAGCAGATTCTCAAAGATTTATTCGAGTCCAAACTGGTTGCATTCGATGAATTCAGCGGTAGATGGAAATGGGATTTACTGCGTATAGCGGAAACTAACGTTGCCGATAATGCCGCTGCTTACATCTCGGGGAAGCTTAAGCATCTCCCTTCTCCCATCGCTATGGCACTAAGTCGAGCGGCATTTTTAGGGAGTCCGTTTACATTGGAGAGTCTGCTCCCTTTTGTCGAACACTCCGCGGAGCAATTATCGGAAATTTTGGATCAAGCCGTACGTGAAGGGTTGTTGCAAGTCGTCAGCGAGGTCACAGGGCTGTACCGGTTTCAACATGACCGGATTCAGCAGGCAGCTTACGAATTGATCGATGAGCCGGAACGCTCCGATCTTCATATGCGAATAGGAACATCGTTGGCACAGCGTATGAGATTGGTCGGAGACGTTAACGAGTTCGAAGCGGTTAACCATTTAAATCGGGCATGGCATAGGCTTGAACTTCAGGAACAAAAACAAGAATTGGCACAATTGAATCTATTGGCGGGAATAACTGCCAAGCAATCAACCGCGTACGAGACGGCTCTAGAATATATGCGTCGCGCAATGGCGCTGCTCGCCGACGTCGATTGGAGAACGGAATACACGCTTGCTTTTCGCATATACAGAGAACGGGCGGAGCTTGAATTTCTATGTTCGAATTTCGAAAAGGCAAGCGAGCTGTTTCGGTTGTTGTTGACGAAAGCGAATTCCAATATGGACAAGGCGCTTGTCTATAATTTGATGATTCAAGGAGAAGCCAGCCAAGATAATTACGCTGAAGTCATCTCCTTGGGACTTAAAGCATTGGATTTATTGAACATCAAGCTTCATCGTCAGTCGGTTCAACTGCTACGTCAAGGGTTTCGGTTGAACCGCAAGCTTCGAAAGCATACGATCGAATCGATTTCCCTCTTGCCCCCCATGAGTAATGAAGTAAGCAAGGTAGCGATGTCCACTTTGGTTCACGCAAGTAATGCTTGGTTCTTCACCGATAAGAAGGGGTGGCTCGCAGCGGCGTTCATGATGGTGGAGATGACGCTGGATGAGGGGATGACTCCTGAAGCTTCGATCGGTTTTGTCGGATATGCAATGTACCAGTGCTTTACCTTCAAACGTCTTGTGGAGGCATTCAAATGGGGCATGCTCGCTTATGATCTATCCAGACCGTATCCGACATTGCACGTTAAGACGCTTACGGCGTTCTCCCTGTGTAATGATAGCTGGCGGAAATATAAGCCGGAATTGCTTGACTTGTTCATCGAACGTGCGGGCAAAGTCGGATTGGAGTCGGGCGATCTGTGGCAAGGCAATCAGAGCGTATTGATCAGTTGCGGTACAATGTTTCAGTTCGGGCGTCCGCTTAGGGAGATTTACGAACGGTTGCTTGCGTATTACGGAGACCTTCGGCGACATAACAACGAGTTATTATGGAAGCAGGCGATCGTATTAGTCGCAACCTGTGTAAGGCTTACGGGCTATCGCGCACCCGGAGATCCATTCCCGATCGAGGACGTTCTCAAGCCGGTTTTTAGCGATTCGGTTCATGGCGATAACACTCGATTAATTGAGGAAATGGTCTGTGGCTATCAATATATCCCTGGGTATATTTTTGGCCGATATCAAGAAGCGAATGAGGCTTTGAAGAAATCCGCTGCGATTATCTCATCGCGTTCGAGAGAGGACGTTGCCCATACACATCAATGCACCTACGAGGCGCTCGTCTGCGCGCAGCTCTACGAGGAGCTTCCCTCCAAGGAGCAAAGGGCGTGCTGGTCAAGCATGCGCAAAGCTCTGAAAATCATCGGCGCATATGCCAAGCGCTGCCCCGAAAACTATCTGCATAAATACTTGCTCATTCAAGCCGAAATGGCCCGGCTGAAGAAGAATAACCGTCAAGCCGAACGATTGTACGTCCAATCGATCGAAACGGCTCGAACTTACGGTTTAATTCATGATGTAGCCATAGCAGCGGAATGCTGCGGGAAATACGGCCTTCGTCAAGGCAATCTGCATCTGGCGAAAATTTATTTGACGGAGGCCTATGAAGCGTATCTTCAATGGGGAGCCAAGGTGAAAGCGGTCGATATGGAGCAACAATATGGACAGCTTTTGAATATTAAGCGGGAGTCCGGAATAGATCGCATGGATTACTTGTCGGTAGCCCGGTCTGCGCAAGCGATGTCCGGCGAAATGGAAATGGGTAACTTACTGGACACGATGATGCGCATGATGCTTCATAATTCGGGGGCGGAATTCGGAGCGCTCTTGTTCGAGCAAGATAGCGGCTGGGCGGTCGAAGTGTACGGAACGGCGGAGAAGCTTAATATCGGGTCCATACCGGTCGAATCCATCCCGAGCGAACAATTTGACTTGATGCCTGCGGCTATTGTCGGATACACGATCAGAACGAGAGAAGAAGTCGTTCTGCACAATGCCGCGAAAGAAGGGATGTTTGTCCATAACTCTTATGTGAGGAACAACGGGATCAAATCCATTCTCTGCTTACCGATTATTCACCAGAATAAGCTGATTTGCATGCTCTATTTGGAGAATAAGCTATCGCCCAACGTTTTCACGTCGGAGCGGTTGGACGTCTTGAAGCTGCTCGCGGCGCAATGCGCCATCTCAATCGCGAATGCGAAGCTGTTCACGGGAATTCAGAAGCTTAAGAATAGCTTGGAAAATCAGGTGGAGGAACGGACGCGGAGCCTGGAACGCTCGATGCTCGAGACGTCGGCGGCATTGGCTGAGGCGTCCGTCTATGAGGAACGGAATCGGATCGCCCAAGAAATCCACGACATCGTCGGACATACGCTCACTTCTACGGTTATTCAGATCGAAGCGGGGAAGCGGTTGATGAATAAGGACGCGGAAGGCGCAGCTCAGCGTCTGAACGAAGCGCAGGATCTCGTTCGGCACAGCCTCACCGAAATTCGCGGTTCCGTTCATATGTTGAAGGAGGACAAATACAACAATGTCGCTTTGATGATGAACCAGCTTATTCGGGATACGGAGCGAAATGCGGGAGTGATCGTGCGATCGACCGTTCAAGATTTGCCGGAACTCACGACCGCGCATAAGAAAATGCTCTATCATGCGTTGCAAGAAGGTTTGACCAACGGGATAAAGCATGGCGGCGCATCGGAGTTTCATTTCGAATTGGTCCTTGTCGGAGCGTCTATTCAATTCAGACTCGCGAATTTCGGTAAGAGCGCGGACGCGATCGAATTGGGGTTCGGCCTAAGGGCCATGAAGGATAGGGTCGAGCAATTGGGAGGAGATCTTACGATCGATTCCGGGGTGGGCGGAGGCTTTCATTTGCACATCGATTTGCCGTATCCGATACGTAGGACGGGGGATAGAAAATGA
- a CDS encoding response regulator, whose product MKRISLVIADDQMLTREGLRTILDLEDDMEVIGVAKNGEEACELAEAHQPSLVLLDIQMPVMDGIAALKRIILNCPDTRILILTTFIDTDYIVEAMASGASGYMLKDMDGDKMIASIRDSVAGQFVLPAAVGAKLAARMSQLAGDYELWHKSSVAGIKLTEREEELANLILRGMNNREIADILHIAEGTVRNYISSLYGKLEVVDRAQAIIRLQALL is encoded by the coding sequence ATGAAGAGGATTTCGCTTGTTATTGCCGATGATCAAATGCTGACGAGGGAAGGCCTTCGAACGATTCTGGACTTGGAAGACGACATGGAAGTGATCGGCGTAGCCAAGAACGGAGAGGAAGCTTGCGAGTTGGCAGAAGCGCACCAACCTAGTCTCGTCTTACTCGATATCCAGATGCCGGTAATGGACGGTATTGCTGCATTGAAGCGGATCATACTGAATTGTCCCGATACGAGAATCTTAATCCTGACCACGTTCATCGACACGGATTACATCGTTGAAGCGATGGCGAGCGGAGCTAGCGGCTACATGCTCAAGGATATGGATGGGGATAAAATGATCGCTTCGATTCGCGACTCGGTCGCCGGCCAGTTCGTTCTTCCTGCCGCCGTAGGGGCCAAACTCGCGGCGAGAATGAGCCAGCTCGCGGGGGATTACGAGCTTTGGCACAAATCAAGCGTTGCGGGAATTAAACTGACCGAGCGGGAAGAGGAACTCGCCAACTTAATTTTACGCGGGATGAATAACCGGGAGATCGCCGACATTCTGCACATCGCGGAGGGCACGGTTCGGAACTATATTAGCAGTCTGTATGGCAAACTGGAGGTCGTCGACCGAGCGCAGGCGATCATTCGCCTTCAAGCTCTTCTTTGA